The proteins below come from a single Larimichthys crocea isolate SSNF chromosome II, L_crocea_2.0, whole genome shotgun sequence genomic window:
- the pnhd gene encoding uncharacterized protein pnhd: MDVPRPFLLLLCALHLTLTGVLSKHIDHRNLFTQRVCCKRQSHFVYIGQDISGSPVSVDVGMCRSHCGGASSRPSHEAGQQEYSKHSSMLEFLRSKKMRTRGSAAPESSEPQNQLPSCGVNQLCEPTGMRVDRVLLFEGPREVEVIEECHCEIKLTQCIRVPALRTYYSETPYETVIDVGGCSNSKGSPEGFSCVPTKFDSALVETPNKADLIPTVVTCELKESCYRVPYVEYYYEIIHHADGVKEERLKEIDVGRCLGGCTTGNRCLLRSPSDPEICHLWSEKQSRSCVPQGYESHSFLNQHGQIRTVLSITSCLCQS, translated from the exons ATGGATGTACCCCGACcattccttctcctcctgtgcGCCCTCCACCTGACCT tGACCGGCGTGCTGAGCAAACACATAGACCACAGAAACCTGTTCACACAGAGAGTGTGCTGCAAAAGACAGAGCCACTTTGTCTACATTGGACAAG ACATCTCTGGGAGTCCTGTCAGTGTTGATGTGGGCATGTGCAGGTCGCACTGTGGGGGAGCCTCCAGCAGGCCATCACACGAAGCAGGACAGCAGGAATATTCCAAACATTCCTCAATGCTGGAATTTCTCAGGAGCAAAAAA ATGAGGACTCGCGGATCTGCAGCTCCAGAGAGCTCGGAGCCCCAGAACCAGCTGCCCTCCTGCGGTGTGAACCAGCTATGCGAGCCGACCGGGATGCGCGTTGACCGGGTGCTTTTGTTCGAGGGCCCCCGAGAGGTGGAGGTCATCGAGGAGTGCCACTGCGAGATCAAGCTGACCCAGTGCATCCGTGTGCCAGCACTGAGGACTTATTACTCTGAGACACCGTATGAGACAGTCATCGACGTGGGAGGATGCTCCAATTCGAAGGGCTCACCAG AGGGATTCTCCTGCGTCCCGACAAAGTTTGACTCAGCCTTGGTGGAAACCCCCAACAAAGCGGACCTCATCCCGACCGTGGTGACCTGTGAGCTGAAGGAAAGCTGCTACCGGGTCCCATATGTGGAGTATTACTATGAAATAATCCACCATGCAGATGGAGTCAAAGAGGAGAGGCTTAAA GAAATAGATGTGGGCAGATGTTTGGGAGGCTGCACCACAGGAAACCGATGCCTTCTCAG GAGTCCTTCTGATCCAGAAATCTGCCACTTATGGTCTGAAAAACAGTCCCGCTCCTGCGTCCCTCAGGGCTACGAGAGCCACAGCTTTCTTAACCAGCATGGACAGATACGCACCGTCCTCTCCATCACTTCCTGCCTTTGCCAGAGCTGA